One segment of Macrotis lagotis isolate mMagLag1 chromosome 1, bilby.v1.9.chrom.fasta, whole genome shotgun sequence DNA contains the following:
- the LOC141508058 gene encoding vomeronasal type-1 receptor 4-like, whose amino-acid sequence MISNDIALGLLFLSQTGFGALGNSFLLGLYTTTFLFGFRLRTIDLALTHLAFVNDLVLLSKGIPQIMIALGLNLFLDDVGCKFVFYLHRVARGLSLSTTCLLSTYQAIIISPRSFRWTELKARVPKYIVHLCFLCWIFHLLINCLVLIYIKGSKRSKNITEIQNFIYCSVISYGSANIALYVFTISLPDIACMGIMVWTSGYMLFILYRHHQRVQYIHGNNFTTRDSPENRATQTILLLVIMFVSFYSLNSILALLSHFKRSSPWLVHISVFLTSCFPSCSPFVLIFCDSQIPKYYFALWSRLVNLQLMDIPLISDSLSQ is encoded by the exons ATGATTTCTAATGACATAGCCCTGGggctcctttttctttctcagactGGATTTGGAGCACTGGGAAACTCCTTTCTCCTGGGCCTTTACACTACTACCTTCCTCTTTGGTTTTAGGCTCAGAACCATAGACTTGGCTCTTACTCACCTGGCTTTTGTCAATGACTTGGTACTTCTCTCCAAAGGGATCCCTCAGATAATGATTGCTTTGGGGCTCAACCTTTTCCTAGATGATGTGGGATGTAAGTTTGTGTTTTACCTTCACCGAGTGGCCCGGGGACTTTCTCTTTCTACCACCTGCCTTCTTAGTACTTACCAGGCAATCATCATTAGTCCTAGGAGCTTCAGATGGACAGAACTCAAAGCCAGAGTTCCAAAGTACATTGTCCACTTATGCTTCTTGTGTTGGATTTTTCATCTGCTGATAAATTGTCTTGTTCTTATATATATTAAAGGATCAAAAAGAAGCAAGAACATCACTGAAATACAGAATTTCATTTATTGTTCTGTTATATCTTATGGTTCAGCTAATATTGCACTATATGTATTCACAATTTCTCTTCCTGATATTGCATGTATGGGAATCATGGTCTGGACTAGTGGATATATGCTGTTTATCCTTTACAGACACCACCAGAGAGTCCAGTACATTCATGGCAACAATTTCACAACAAGAGATAGCCCTGAAAATAGAGCCACCCAAACTATCTTGTTACTGGTCATCATGTTTGTCTCCTTTTACTCACTGAATTCTATCTTGGCATTGCTTTCTCATTTTAAGAGGTCATCTCCCTGGCTGGTTCATATATCTGTTTTCCTGACTTCCTGCTTTCCATCTTGCagcccttttgttctaattttttgtGACTCTCAAATCCCCAAGTACTACTTTGCactctggag TCGTTTAGTCAATctgcaattgatggacattcctttaatttctgattctttgtcacaataa